Proteins co-encoded in one Pongo pygmaeus isolate AG05252 chromosome 23, NHGRI_mPonPyg2-v2.0_pri, whole genome shotgun sequence genomic window:
- the CRYBB3 gene encoding beta-crystallin B3 isoform X2 codes for MTNRSWGINSPAPQHSGHSCTGQSTMASDHQTQAGKPQSLNPKIIIFEQENFQGHSHELSGPCPNLKETGVEKAGSVLVQAGPWVGYEQANCKGEQFVFEKGEYPRWDSWTSSRRTDSLSSLRPIKVDSQEHKIILYENPNFTGKKMEIIDDDVPSFHAHGYQEKVSSVRVQSGTWVGYQYPGYRGLQYLLEKGDYKDSSDFGAPHPQVQSVRRIRDMQWHQRGAFHPSN; via the exons GTCATTCCTGCACAGGACAGTCCACCATGGCCTCAGACCACCAGACCCAGGCGGGCAAGCCACAGTCCCTCAACCCCAAG ATCATCATCTTTGAGCAGGAAAACTTTCAAGGCCACTCGCATGAGCTCAGTGGGCCCTGCCCCAACCTGAAGGAAACTGGCGTGGAGAAGGCAGGCTCTGTCCTAGTGCAGGCTGGACC CTGGGTGGGCTATGAACAGGCCAACTGCAAGGGCGAGCAGTTTGTGTTTGAGAAGGGTGAGTACCCCCGCTGGGACTCATGGACCAGCAGCCGGAGGACGGACTCCCTCAGCTCCCTGAGGCCCATCAAAGTG GACAGCCAAGAGCACAAGATCATCCTCTATGAAAACCCCAACTTCACCGGGAAGAAGATGGAAATCATAGATGACGATGTACCCAGCTTCCACGCCCATGGTTACCAGGAGAAGGTGTCATCTGTGCGGGTGCAGAGTGGCAC GTGGGTTGGCTACCAGTACCCTGGCTACCGTGGGCTGCAGTACCTGCTGGAGAAGGGAGACTACAAGGACAGCAGCGACTTTGGGGCCCCTCACCCCCAGGTGCAGTCCGTGCGCCGTATCCGTGACATGCAGTGGCACCAACGTGGCGCCTTCCACCCCTCCAACTAG